The following coding sequences lie in one Arachis ipaensis cultivar K30076 chromosome B03, Araip1.1, whole genome shotgun sequence genomic window:
- the LOC110269569 gene encoding uncharacterized protein LOC110269569 gives MAANGASATSRRSRRGVREENFASSSDLCVVHDGDLKDDVAPRCFCGVYAIMYMSRTISNLNRVFLVAHSIRKTNRIASFFFGLMSILLELEAVVASLIKDLWLRKRQKLLKRKRDFVKNGCTGGEGYCAREEKKPISLLCCYNCMCSCDCFLCI, from the exons ATGGCTGCTAATGGAGCATCAGCAACGTCGAGAAGAAGCCGCAGAGGAGTAAGAGAAGAAAATTTTGCTTCAAGCTCAGACCTTTGTGTTGTGCACGACGGAGACCTAAAGGACGATGTCGCCCCGAGATGCTTCTGTGGAGTTTATGCGATAATGTATATGTCGAGGACGATTAGCAACCTAAACAGAGTCTTCTTGGTTGCCCATTCTATAAG GAAAACCAACCGCATTGCAAGTTTTTTCTTTGGGTTGATGAGCATCTTGCTAGAATTGGAAGCAGTGGTTGCATCTTTGATAAAAGACCTCTGGTTGAGAAAGAGGCAGAagttgttgaagaggaagagggatTTTGTCAAGAATGGTTGTACTGGAGGAGAAGGTTACTGTGCTAGAGAAGAAAAAAAACCCATTAGCTTGTTGTGTTGTTATAATTGTATGTGCAGTTGTGACTGCTTTTTATGTATTTAG
- the LOC107632506 gene encoding protein ELC-like, with translation MVPPAVQSPNPQLTQQFLSSVLSQRGPAALPYSEDTKWLIRQHLVAVTTTYPSLEPKTATFTHNDGRSVNLLQADGTIPMSFQGVTYNIPVLIWLMESYPRHAPCVYVNPTRDMIIKRPHPHVNPSGLVSVPYLQNWVYPSSNLVDLVRDLGVIFGRDPPLYSQRRNPQPPPPQNLNPNSNFGSLSSNSGNSQSGYVQHHQHHQHPAPASPARNNYPPSPYGSFGGGSSRVQNLPHTEDPTEVYKRNAVNKIVEMVHGDVTALRKTREAEMEGLFSLQGVLKQREEVLNKGLKEMQEEMEGLEQQLQMVLMNTDVLEGWLXXXXXXXXXXXXXXXXXXDCVDVLSKQMLDCTASDLAIEDTLYALDKAIQVGSVPFDQYLRSVRALSREQFFHRATAAKVRAAQLQAQVANMAARTHHYGS, from the exons ATGGTCCCACCGGCGGTGCAATCGCCGAATCCACAACTAACCCAGCAGTTCTTAAGCTCTGTCCTCTCACAGCGTGGCCCCGCCGCCCTTCCTTACTCCGAAGACACAAAGTGGCTGATCCGGCAGCACCTCGTCGCCGTCACCACCACGTACCCCTCCCTTGAGCCTAAAACCGCCACCTTCACACACAACGACGGCCGCTCCGTCAATCTCCTCCAAGCCGACGGCACAATCCCGATGTCGTTTCAGGGCGTCACTTACAACATCCCCGTTCTCATCTGGCTCATGGAATCTTACCCTCGCCACGCGCCCTGCGTCTACGTTAACCCCACGCGCGACATGATCATCAAGCGCCCCCACCCTCACGTTAATCCCTCTGGCCTCGTCTCCGTCCCTTATTTGCAGAATTGGGTTTACCCTAGCTCCAATCTCGTCGATCTCGTTCGCGATTTGGGTGTTATCTTTGGCCGCGATCCTCCTCTTTATTCCCAGCGGAGGAACCCTCAACCTCCGCCACCTCAAAACCTAAATCCCAATTCAAATTTCGGATCTTTATCGAGTAATTCGGGGAATTCCCAATCTGGTTATGTCCAGCATCATCAGCATCACCAGCACCCTGCTCCTGCTTCTCCTGCGAGGAATAATTATCCTCCATCACCTTATGGAAGCTTTGGTGGTGGTTCTTCTAGGGTTCAGAATTTGCCCCATACTGAGGATCCAACTGAGGTTTATAAGAGGAATGCGGTTAATAAGATTGTGGAAATGGTTCATGGTGATGTTACTGCTTTGAGGAAGACCAGGGAGGCTGAGATGGAGGGTTTGTTTAGCTTGCAGGGTGTGTTGAAGCAGAGGGAGGAGGTTCTCAATAAGGGTTTGAAGGAGATgcaggaggagatggagggtttgGAGCAGCAGTTGCAGATGGTTTTGATGAACACTGATGTTCTTGAAGGGTGGTTG NNNNNNNNNNNNNNNNNNNNNNNNNNNNNNNNNNNNNNNNNNNNNNNNNNNNNNGATTGTGTGGATGTGTTATCTAAGCAGATGCTAGATTGCACTGCTTCGGATTTGGCTATTGAGGACACACTTTATGCATTGGATAAGGCTATTCAGGTTGGTTCCGTGCCTTTCGATCAGTACTTGAGGAGCGTGAGGGCGCTGTCGAGAGAGCAGTTCTTTCACCGGGCGACAGCTGCAAAAGTTAGAGCTGCTCAGTTGCAGGCTCAGGTTGCTAATATGGCTGCTAGGACACACCATTATGGCAGTTGA